The following are encoded together in the Ignavibacteriales bacterium genome:
- a CDS encoding methylmalonyl-CoA mutase family protein produces MMPNLEELRQKVQTAYEVWEDNNYNKTISKFPEQRKEFTTASFNPVRPLYIPNDINQENYVEELGFPGQYPFTRGVQPTMYRGKFWTMRQYAGFGNAKESNERYRYLLAQGQSGLSVAFDLPTQIGYDSDDPMANGEVGKVGVAIDTLADMEILFDQIPLNKVSTSMTINAPASVLLAMYIGVAEKQGVTRDKIIGTIQNDILKEYIARGTYIFPPKPSMRLITNIFEFCSKEVPKWNTISISGYHIREAGSTAAQEVGFTLADGIAYVNAAIKAGLDIDEFAGQLSFFFNSHNDLLEEVAKFRAARRLWAKIMKDRFVAKKPKSMMLRFHTQTAGSTLTAQQVDNNIVRVTIQTLAAVLGGTQSLHTNSRDEALALPTEDSVRIALRTQQIVAYESGVINTIDPLAGSYYIETLTNQIEKEAEEYIGKIDALGGMIEAIENGYVQGEIQKASYQFTREMEKGERIIVGMNKFQVKEGEPTGLLKIDMKVQEEQMKFLSKVRSERNNIEVTEKLRALKTASEGENNLMPFIVDAVKSYASIGEICNTLREVFGEYRENVVV; encoded by the coding sequence ATGATGCCTAACCTAGAAGAACTTCGGCAAAAAGTCCAGACCGCTTATGAGGTTTGGGAAGATAACAATTATAATAAGACCATATCAAAATTTCCCGAACAAAGAAAAGAATTTACAACTGCTTCTTTTAATCCTGTAAGGCCACTTTACATTCCAAACGATATAAATCAAGAAAATTATGTTGAAGAACTCGGTTTTCCTGGACAATATCCATTTACGCGTGGAGTTCAACCAACCATGTACCGTGGAAAATTCTGGACTATGCGGCAATATGCTGGATTTGGAAACGCCAAAGAATCAAATGAAAGATATAGATATTTACTTGCACAGGGGCAATCGGGTTTATCTGTTGCTTTTGATCTTCCAACACAAATTGGCTATGATAGTGATGATCCAATGGCTAATGGCGAAGTTGGAAAGGTGGGAGTTGCCATTGATACACTTGCAGATATGGAAATTTTATTTGATCAAATTCCATTAAATAAAGTTTCTACATCGATGACAATCAATGCCCCGGCTTCCGTGCTCCTGGCAATGTATATTGGAGTTGCAGAAAAACAAGGTGTTACAAGAGATAAAATTATTGGTACAATTCAAAATGATATTTTAAAGGAATATATTGCCCGCGGTACTTATATTTTTCCACCAAAACCTTCTATGAGATTGATTACAAATATTTTTGAATTCTGTTCCAAAGAAGTTCCAAAGTGGAATACAATTTCAATTTCCGGATATCATATAAGAGAAGCTGGTTCAACCGCTGCACAGGAAGTTGGATTTACATTAGCAGATGGTATCGCTTATGTTAATGCAGCAATAAAAGCTGGACTTGATATTGATGAATTTGCTGGACAGCTTTCTTTCTTCTTTAACTCCCACAATGATTTGCTGGAAGAAGTTGCTAAGTTTAGAGCCGCAAGAAGATTGTGGGCTAAAATTATGAAGGATAGATTTGTAGCAAAAAAACCAAAATCGATGATGCTTCGTTTCCATACACAAACGGCTGGTTCTACTTTAACCGCCCAACAAGTTGATAATAATATCGTACGGGTTACAATTCAAACTTTGGCTGCTGTACTTGGCGGAACACAAAGTTTGCATACAAATTCGCGCGATGAAGCTCTTGCTCTTCCAACAGAGGATTCAGTTAGGATAGCTTTACGCACACAGCAAATTGTTGCATATGAAAGCGGAGTGATAAATACAATCGATCCGTTGGCAGGTTCTTACTATATCGAAACTTTAACAAATCAAATTGAAAAAGAAGCAGAAGAATACATCGGAAAGATTGATGCATTAGGCGGAATGATTGAAGCAATTGAAAATGGTTATGTGCAAGGCGAGATACAAAAAGCCTCCTATCAATTTACCCGAGAGATGGAAAAGGGTGAAAGGATAATTGTTGGTATGAATAAATTCCAGGTTAAAGAAGGAGAGCCAACAGGCTTACTTAAGATTGATATGAAAGTCCAGGAAGAACAAATGAAATTCCTGAGTAAAGTTCGTTCAGAAAGAAACAATATTGAAGTGACTGAAAAACTTAGAGCGCTTAAAACGGCGTCAGAAGGTGAAAATAACTTGATGCCTTTTATTGTTGATGCGGTAAAATCCTATGCGAGCATTGGAGAAATTTGCAACACACTGCGCGAAGTATTTGGAGAATATAGAGAAAACGTGGTAGTGTAG
- a CDS encoding T9SS type A sorting domain-containing protein encodes MKGLLSFFFVFIFSVSVLAQLVDGYDSAPADTNYWIKYIDYAPTDTLLLDYITSPVKVGPGAMKVTYRTTGWESWGQRLVFEHWNLNPNLTYDFSGYDSISFWYYNEVPADTGFDFLLRFNLYEVSNSPSGNNTYSYSDIERYFSFLHIMTNAPGWHYVSLPLVANGNYDDKGFTLTQWGGTSYGNGTLDLDKIKGWGFELNTNVQTTKIARGKFIIDDLRLKGAHERPFVIFNGVNLNPQIAEPAVFGGATVAVAEKIGPVTNSSSLKWMMANQDGNGKNGFILNFLSNTDLNASWIPDSLNFSMKTFAGGTTFRVQFESASTTVVGTQAKLGMTFTAENDTLWHQYGLALLAFTPMDGTTGFDPSNINAFSIMTENADNSVTGKVTYLSNVWTGNPVLDVLPPVAPTNISVASDNAKYTNTITWIDVPKQLNGTYSIYYSLDPITDINAPGVEIAATGIGAGTQSFIQPLRAPVTDQNVSYYYAVVCQSQSQIIGTLAPTLSSTTTKAKGVVTISLNAPTANFAADGNLTEWTNVTPIHMAPSGGGTIVDNTVIDNDADLSLNAYLAMDNNYLYVAFDVEDDIISHSQATTWLNDAPDLYIGLYNWHGASHGGYQRGVEPDYHFRFCFDRLLDDSGIDNILVPGSEYYWGEKFPTGYVVEARIPFAILGSLFNDNVFSPTEGYRIKLDIGVGDADATGEREGILTYSPEDQDMSWADVSLWSYTWIGNLWKPVGVEKDENAVNTYSLKQNYPNPFNPATKITYTLEKTGLVTLKVYDLLGRLVTSLVNEQQNSGLHSVNFNASNLTSGIYFYQINSGKFTSTKKLMLIK; translated from the coding sequence ATGAAAGGGTTACTAAGCTTTTTCTTCGTATTTATCTTCAGTGTATCCGTTTTAGCCCAATTGGTTGATGGCTACGACTCTGCACCGGCAGATACCAATTATTGGATTAAATATATCGACTATGCTCCAACAGACACACTGCTGTTAGATTACATTACAAGTCCGGTAAAGGTAGGTCCCGGTGCTATGAAAGTTACCTATCGTACAACCGGCTGGGAAAGCTGGGGACAAAGACTCGTGTTTGAGCATTGGAATCTCAACCCAAATTTAACATATGATTTTTCCGGTTATGACAGCATAAGTTTTTGGTATTACAATGAAGTACCGGCAGATACCGGATTTGACTTCCTTCTTCGATTCAATCTTTACGAAGTCAGCAATTCACCAAGCGGCAATAATACATATTCGTACAGTGATATCGAAAGATACTTTTCATTTCTTCATATAATGACGAATGCTCCCGGCTGGCATTATGTTTCGCTTCCATTAGTTGCAAACGGCAATTATGATGATAAAGGATTTACTTTAACGCAGTGGGGAGGGACTTCATACGGCAACGGCACCTTAGATCTTGATAAGATTAAAGGCTGGGGCTTTGAGTTAAACACGAATGTGCAAACTACAAAGATTGCAAGAGGAAAATTTATAATTGATGATCTAAGATTGAAAGGAGCCCACGAGCGCCCGTTTGTTATTTTTAATGGAGTAAATTTAAATCCACAGATTGCGGAACCTGCTGTCTTTGGTGGTGCAACTGTTGCTGTTGCAGAAAAAATAGGTCCTGTAACAAACTCAAGTTCATTAAAATGGATGATGGCTAACCAGGATGGAAATGGCAAAAACGGATTCATTTTAAATTTCCTTTCAAACACTGATTTAAATGCAAGTTGGATACCCGACAGTTTAAATTTTAGCATGAAAACATTTGCGGGTGGAACTACTTTTAGAGTTCAGTTTGAATCTGCAAGTACAACTGTAGTTGGAACACAAGCAAAGCTTGGTATGACTTTCACGGCGGAAAATGATACTTTGTGGCATCAATATGGTCTTGCATTACTGGCATTTACACCAATGGATGGAACAACCGGTTTTGATCCTTCAAACATTAATGCATTTTCAATTATGACAGAAAATGCAGATAACAGTGTAACAGGTAAGGTTACTTACTTATCAAATGTATGGACGGGCAACCCGGTCTTGGATGTGCTGCCACCTGTAGCTCCTACAAACATTTCGGTAGCATCTGATAATGCAAAATATACAAATACTATTACATGGATTGATGTTCCCAAACAGTTAAATGGAACATATAGTATTTATTATTCATTAGATCCGATTACAGATATAAATGCACCCGGTGTTGAGATTGCAGCTACAGGAATTGGTGCAGGAACACAGTCATTTATTCAACCATTAAGAGCTCCGGTTACTGATCAAAATGTTTCATATTATTATGCAGTTGTCTGCCAAAGCCAATCTCAAATAATAGGAACACTTGCACCTACATTATCATCAACTACAACTAAAGCAAAAGGTGTTGTAACTATTTCCTTAAATGCTCCTACAGCAAATTTTGCTGCAGATGGTAATTTAACTGAATGGACAAACGTTACTCCTATTCATATGGCACCTTCTGGGGGCGGTACTATTGTAGACAATACCGTTATTGATAATGACGCTGACCTTTCTCTTAATGCATATCTCGCTATGGATAATAATTATTTATATGTAGCCTTTGATGTTGAAGATGATATTATTTCACATTCTCAAGCAACTACCTGGTTGAATGATGCACCGGATCTTTATATTGGATTGTATAATTGGCATGGTGCTTCTCATGGAGGTTATCAAAGAGGTGTAGAACCTGATTATCATTTTAGATTTTGTTTCGACAGATTGCTTGATGATTCAGGTATCGATAATATACTTGTTCCCGGATCCGAATATTACTGGGGGGAAAAATTCCCAACCGGTTATGTAGTTGAAGCACGTATTCCTTTTGCGATTTTAGGAAGCTTGTTTAATGATAATGTTTTTAGTCCTACTGAGGGTTATAGAATTAAACTTGATATTGGAGTTGGCGATGCTGATGCTACTGGAGAAAGAGAAGGTATTTTAACTTACTCTCCAGAAGACCAGGACATGTCTTGGGCGGATGTTTCTCTATGGTCTTATACATGGATTGGAAATCTTTGGAAGCCTGTTGGTGTTGAAAAAGATGAAAATGCTGTTAATACATATTCATTAAAACAGAATTATCCTAATCCATTTAACCCGGCAACAAAAATAACTTACACTCTTGAAAAAACCGGATTAGTTACATTAAAGGTTTACGACTTGCTTGGTAGACTTGTTACTTCTCTTGTAAATGAACAGCAAAATTCAGGTTTGCATTCAGTAAATTTTAATGCTTCTAATCTTACAAGCGGAATATATTTCTATCAAATAAATTCTGGTAAATTCACTAGCACTAAGAAGTTGATGCTGATCAAATAA
- a CDS encoding right-handed parallel beta-helix repeat-containing protein yields MKTIIGIFSIILLSATLINCTELHVSKNGNNSNPGTLTAPLKTIQHAAELAQPGDIVIVHQGVYRERIDPPRGGESDSKRIIYEAAHGEEVVIKGSEVIRNWVKDQGDLWKVIIPNSFFGKFNPYNDLIHGDWFDPEGREHHTGAVYLNGYWLTEAANLDDVMKPIGTEALWFGNVEKDSTTIWAQFKRINPNKQMVEINVRQTVFYPKNTGINYITVRGFIMEHAATPWAPPTAEQIGLIGTNWSKGWIIENNVIKYSICTGISLGKSGDQWDNTSENAAEGYVKTIERAYTNGWMKESIGHHFVRNNIISHCEQAGIVGSLGAIFSTVTGNTIHDIRVLKWFAGAELAAIKFHAAIDVTISRNHIYKTIRGLWLDWMAQGTRVSENLFHDNGEDVFVEVDHGPFLMDNNLFLSPVSLVDQSQGGAYVHNLFSGTLSVLPFDSRLTPFLKPHSTETAGFHDNPLGDDRYYNNIFVQHFDMSSYDDVQLPVWMDGNVFLKGANPSKFEKDPLFKHYFDPMIKLIEKSDDFYLEIKFDKEWSKERKHKIISTEILGKASIPNLSYEQPDGSPVNVTTDYFGKRRNELNPTPGPFENPGDGLLSIKVW; encoded by the coding sequence ATGAAAACGATAATCGGAATTTTCTCAATCATTTTATTATCTGCCACATTAATTAATTGTACTGAACTACACGTCTCTAAAAATGGAAACAATTCGAATCCAGGTACATTAACAGCACCGCTGAAAACAATCCAACATGCTGCAGAACTTGCACAGCCGGGTGATATTGTCATCGTACATCAAGGAGTTTATCGTGAACGTATTGATCCTCCTCGCGGAGGCGAATCGGATTCAAAACGGATTATCTATGAAGCAGCACATGGGGAGGAAGTTGTTATCAAAGGTTCCGAAGTTATCAGGAACTGGGTGAAAGATCAGGGGGATCTTTGGAAAGTAATTATTCCAAATTCATTCTTTGGAAAATTCAATCCTTACAATGACCTCATCCACGGCGACTGGTTTGATCCTGAGGGCAGAGAGCATCATACAGGTGCTGTCTATCTTAACGGCTACTGGCTTACGGAAGCTGCCAATCTTGATGATGTAATGAAACCTATTGGAACTGAGGCACTCTGGTTCGGAAATGTAGAAAAAGATAGTACAACAATCTGGGCGCAGTTCAAAAGAATCAATCCAAATAAACAAATGGTCGAGATCAACGTTCGTCAGACAGTGTTCTATCCGAAAAACACAGGCATCAACTACATTACTGTGCGCGGCTTTATTATGGAGCATGCAGCAACACCGTGGGCACCACCCACCGCAGAGCAGATTGGCTTAATTGGTACTAACTGGAGTAAAGGCTGGATTATCGAAAACAATGTAATCAAGTATTCAATTTGTACCGGTATCTCACTCGGTAAATCCGGCGATCAATGGGATAACACTTCTGAAAATGCTGCAGAAGGTTACGTCAAGACCATCGAGCGCGCATACACAAACGGCTGGATGAAGGAAAGTATTGGACACCATTTCGTTCGCAACAATATCATCTCTCATTGCGAGCAAGCGGGCATCGTCGGCAGTCTTGGCGCTATATTCAGCACGGTCACCGGTAATACCATCCACGACATTCGCGTGCTAAAATGGTTTGCTGGCGCAGAGTTGGCGGCAATCAAGTTCCATGCAGCTATTGACGTCACTATCAGCCGGAACCACATCTATAAAACCATCCGTGGGTTATGGCTCGACTGGATGGCACAGGGCACGCGTGTCTCTGAGAATCTATTTCATGATAATGGTGAAGATGTTTTTGTAGAAGTAGATCATGGACCATTTCTGATGGACAACAATCTTTTTCTTTCACCTGTGTCACTGGTAGACCAATCGCAAGGAGGTGCTTACGTTCATAACTTATTTTCCGGGACATTAAGTGTACTTCCTTTCGACAGCCGTTTGACACCATTCCTCAAGCCACATTCAACTGAGACTGCAGGATTTCACGATAACCCATTGGGGGATGATCGCTATTATAACAATATATTTGTGCAACACTTCGATATGAGTAGTTACGATGATGTTCAATTACCCGTATGGATGGATGGCAATGTGTTCCTAAAAGGTGCCAATCCTTCTAAGTTTGAAAAGGATCCTCTCTTCAAACATTACTTTGATCCTATGATCAAGTTAATTGAGAAGTCAGATGATTTTTACCTTGAAATTAAATTCGATAAAGAATGGTCGAAAGAACGAAAGCATAAAATAATATCAACAGAGATACTTGGAAAAGCCTCTATACCAAATCTTTCTTATGAACAACCTGATGGCTCGCCTGTTAATGTTACTACAGATTACTTTGGCAAGCGGCGAAATGAATTGAATCCTACACCCGGACCTTTTGAGAATCCGGGAGACGGATTATTATCAATTAAGGTATGGTGA